In one window of Arachis ipaensis cultivar K30076 chromosome B06, Araip1.1, whole genome shotgun sequence DNA:
- the LOC107604640 gene encoding uncharacterized protein LOC107604640 has protein sequence MGNCLVVQENVVKIMKTDGKVLEYKAPIKVEQVLVDFSGHAVSDSLLRHLQPNTKLLGGSLYHLVPPPLPPQQPSTPKSSKKVRFAEPEVQDVQESKVVTIKVVISKQQLRDMMQKGVVSVDKMLSMVHRENQGATDDDDEEEGNRDFCDNAWKPPLESITEVN, from the coding sequence ATGGGGAATTGCTTGGTGGTTCAAGAAAACGTAGTGAAGATCATGAAAACAGATGGGAAAGTACTTGAATACAAAGCACCAATCAAAGTTGAGCAAGTTCTGGTAGATTTCTCCGGCCATGCAGTATCTGATTCACTCCTCCGCCATCTTCAGCCAAACACCAAACTGCTCGGCGGAAGCTTGTACCACCTAGTTCCTCCACCGCTGCCGCCGCAGCAACCCTCGACACCAAAATCTAGCAAGAAGGTGAGATTTGCAGAACCAGAAGTGCAAGATGTTCAAGAAAGTAAAGTGGTTACAATTAAGGTAGTTATTAGCAAGCAACAACTGAGGGATATGATGCAAAAGGGAGTGGTTTCGGTTGATAAGATGTTATCTATGGTTCACCGTGAAAATCAGGGAGCaaccgatgatgatgatgaagaagaaggtaATCGAGATTTTTGTGATAACGCGTGGAAACCACCGTTAGAAAGCATAACAGAAGTAAACTAG